From one Lolium rigidum isolate FL_2022 chromosome 4, APGP_CSIRO_Lrig_0.1, whole genome shotgun sequence genomic stretch:
- the LOC124705882 gene encoding BTB/POZ and MATH domain-containing protein 2-like, translating into MRTASICSPCAVRGTHTFTITGYSLHRGLGVGKFMKSASFDVGGYLWCICYFPDGMVRTNGGYASVYVGLANELVEGSASVEVRLLDQANKLPPSVVLSKKRRCFSLACVGQFLQPSAYLRDDNLVIECEITVFKEPEVTPTATTIDIPVPPSDLAEYFRELLHKGEEADVVFEVNGEAFPAHKIVVSARSPVFKAELFGPMSDRTRRNIIVEDMQPAVFKALLHFVYTDSLPPVENLDADEGKEMVRHLLVAADRYAMERMKLICESILCKGLDVENVTGTLALADQHHCSQLKDACLEFITSPERMDDIMASQGYARLKRSCPAAVIDVFERAKKSRII; encoded by the coding sequence ATGAGGACGGCATCGATCTGCTCCCCATGCGCTGTGCGGGGCACGCACACCTTCACGATCACCGGCTACAGCCTTCACAGGGGCCTTGGCGTCGGCAAGTTCATGAAGTCCGCCTCCTTCGACGTCGGCGGCTACCTCTGGTGCATCTGCTACTTCCCCGACGGGATGGTGCGGACGAATGGAGGTTACGCTTCCGTTTACGTTGGCCTTGCGAACGAGTTGGTTGAGGGGAGTGCGTCGGTCGAGGTCAGGTTGCTCGACCAGGCCAACAAACTGCCACCGTCAGTGGTTCTCTCCAAGAAAAGGAGGTGCTTCAGCCTTGCGTGTGTTGGCCAGTTCTTACAACCATCGGCGTACCTGCGGGACGACAACCTCGTGATCGAGTGCGAAATCACAGTTTTCAAAGAACCCGAGGTGACGCCCACTGCGACTACCATCGACATCCCGGTGCCCCCCTCAGACTTGGCAGAGTATTTCAGAGAGctcctacataaaggggaggaagCAGATGTCGTCTTCGAGGTTAACGGCGAGGCTTTCCCTGCGCATAAGATTGTGGTTTCAGCGAGATCGCCGGTCTTCAAAGCGGAGCTCTTTGGGCCGATGAGCGACAGGACAAGGCGGAACATAATCGTTGAAGATATGCAGCCTGCTGTTTTCAAGGCGCTGCTGCACTTCGTCTACACGGATTCGTTGCCTCCCGTGGAAAACCTAGATGCCGACGAGGGTAAAGAAATGGTTAGGCACTTGCTCGTGGCTGCAGATAGATATGCGATGGAAAGGATGAAGTTGATTTGTGAGAGCATCCTTTGCAAAGGTCTTGACGTTGAGAACGTCACTGGTACATTAGCTCTAGCTGACCAGCACCACTGCAGCCAACTCAAAGATGCTTGCCTTGAGTTTATCACTTCTCCGGAAAGAATGGATGATATCATGGCAAGCCAAGGGTATGCTCGCCTCAAAAGATCCTGTCCTGCTGCCGTAATAGATGTCTTCGAGAGGGCCAAAAAGTCCCGTATAATTTAG
- the LOC124647186 gene encoding BTB/POZ and MATH domain-containing protein 1-like: MGGNRVTFPHPISPRDASVSLDLLTAHAQARATFQVRLLHQAGKLPPSVVLARYKPLLFRSNPPTYMSEDFLQPLPYLHADDSLVVECDITVIKEPELALIPTTFDIKVPPSDLSHNLRQLLDTGDESDVAFEVRGEVFPAHKLVLAMRSRVFKADLFGPMGDRARKTIPIEDMQPAVFGALLHFIYTDSLPSMDHLVGDDAEEMVKHLLVDADRYAMERMKVLCESILCRTLNVRNVTTTLALADQHQCCRLKDACLDFIASPDRTDDVVASEGYACLKRSCPAVIADIFERATKSRKI, from the exons ATGGGTGGAAACAGG GTCACTTTTCCCCACCCAATTTCTCCGCGCGACGCCTCCGTCTCCCTCGACCTCCTCACCGCCCACGCCCAGGCCAGGGCCACCTTCCAGGTCAGGCTGCTCCACCAGGCCGGCAAGCTGCCGCCCTCCGTCGTGCTCGCCCGGTACAAGCCCCTGCTCTTCCGCTCCAACCCGCCCACATACATGAGCGAGGACTTCCTGCAGCCATTGCCCTACCTGCACGCTGACGACAGCCTCGTGGTCGAGTGCGACATCACTGTCATCAAAGAACCCGAGCTGGCCCTGATTCCCACCACCTTCGACATCAAAGTGCCTCCCTCCGACCTCTCACATAACCTCAGACAACTCCTGGACACCGGGGACGAATCCGACGTCGCCTTCGAGGTCCGAGGGGAGGTGTTCCCCGCGCACAAGCTCGTGCTCGCGATGCGGTCGCGGGTCTTCAAAGCCGACCTCTTCGGCCCGATGGGCGACAGGGCAAGGAAGACCATACCCATAGAGGATATGCAGCCCGCTGTCTTCGGCGCGCTGCTCCACTTCATCTACACGGATTCGCTTCCATCCATGGACCATCTCGTTGGAGATGATGCTGAGGAAATGGTGAAGCACCTGCTCGTGGATGCGGATAGGTACGCCATGGAAAGGATGAAGGTGCTGTGCGAGAGCATCCTTTGCAGGACTCTTAATGTTCGGAATGTCACCACTACTCTAGCTCTAGCCGACCAGCACCAGTGCTGCCGCCTCAAAGATGCTTGCCTTGACTTTATCGCTTCTCCGGACAGAACGGATGATGTGGTGGCAAGCGAAGGCTATGCTTGCCTCAAAAGATCTTGCCCTGCTGTCATAGCAGATATCTTCGAGAGGGCAACCAAGTCTCGCAAAATCTAG